A region of the Candidatus Schekmanbacteria bacterium RIFCSPLOWO2_02_FULL_38_14 genome:
GGGGCAAGTATATGAAGAAATCTTGTTCCTTTCATGTCCCTTGCTTTTTCAGCCTTTCTGGCCAAATCCTCAGGGTATGCGACTGATGCTGTTGCTGCATAGGGAATCTTGTGCCCTGCCAGTATTTCAATAATGTTCTTTTTTGGACTGTCCTTGAACTGTCTCTCAGGAGTCGTTGTTGTCCACGCACCGTAGGGAGTTGCAGAACTGCGCTGTATTCCAGTATTCATATAAGCCTCATTATCGTAGCAGCCATATATAATATTCTCATTCCTTTCAGCAGCTCCTGAAAGCGCCTGAAGCCCGATATCAAAAGTTGCTCCATCTCCTGCCCACGCAAGGACATGAACGTCCCCGTTTCCATTCATATCAAGCGCTGCCCTTATTCCTGAAGCTGTTGAAGCCGCAGTTTCAAATGCGCAGTGCACAACCGGAACCTTCATTGTTGAATACGGGAATGGAGACTGGATTACTGAAAAGCATCCGGCAGGAATTACAACTACTGTCCTTTTTCCAAGAGCCCTGATTACATACCTCATTGCAAGAGGTGCACCACATCCCTGGCATGCAAAATGCCCCGGATGCATATGTTCGATTTCTGTTTTTTTCAGATCTTTAATCCCGCCCAAATTCCACCCTCCTCTCCGCGCTCATGGTTCAGAGTATACTTTGTAATCTCCTCTATTGTATTGGGAGTTATGTCTCTTCCGCCAAGTCCTGCAATGAATTCAAAAACCACAGGCATATTGCTGTAGCCAGAAAGGGCTGCCCTTATCTCCTGGGCAAAAATGCCACCTACTCCAAACGACATGTTGCGGTCTATAACTGCTATCTTGTCATATCCTCTCACGGCGTCTCTGATTTCCTGGCTTGGAAACGGCCTGAACATTTTTATTCTAATCATTCCTATCTTGTTACCCCTTTTTCTTAAATTATCTATCACAATCCTCGTTGTGCTTGCTGCAGTTCCTGTAGTTATTAATAAAACCCTTGCATCCTCTGTTTTGTATTTTTCAATAATACCATACCCTCTTTTAAAAATATCCCTGAACTCATCATTAACTTTAACAGCTACATCCCTTACCCCATCCATTGCTTTTTTTATCAGATATCTCATCTCCATATAATGCTCAGGATATGCAATGCTTCCAAAGGCATTTGGATTATCAACATCAACTTTTATTTGCGGCTCATAACCGGGAAGAAAAGAATCTACCGTTTTCTGGTCCGGAATATCCACAGGCTCTAAAGTATGGGAAAGGTAAAATCCGTCATAAGCAAGCATCAACGGAAGCAAAGTCTTCTCAGCTATCTTGTAAGCCTGAAAAACAGTATCAAGGATTTCCTGATTGCTCTCACAATACATCTGTATCCATCCTGTATCCCTTTGTGCGAGAGAGTCAGTTTCCTCAGTCCAGATATTCCATGCAGGGCCAAGCGCCCTGTTGACATTTGCCATTACAATAGGAAGCCTTGCCCCTGCTGCCCAGTGCAAGAGCTCATGCATTAATAGCAGTCCCTGAGATGATGTTGCAGTAAAAGTCCTTGCACCTGCTGTTGATGCACCTATGCAGGAAGCCATTGCAGAGTGCTCTGATTCAACCTTTAAAAACCGTGTATTAATTTTCTTGTCAGCACACATCTCAGAAAGAAGCTCAACCACCTGAGTCTGCGGAGTTATTGGATATGCCGCAATAACATCAACCCTTGAAAGCATTACTCCAAAGGACACTGCATGGTTTCCCATAATCAGTTTTTTCACTATCTTTCCTCCTCTTCCATTGATATGACATATCTCGGGCATTCTTCAGCACATATTCCGCACCCCTTGCAGTGGTCATAATCGAAAATATATCCCTCTTCCCCTTCTTTTCTCAGAACTGAAATATCAGGGCAGAATATATAGCAATTATCACAGCAAGTACATGAACCGCAGCTAAAGCATCTCTCTGCATCCCGCAAGGCAATCTCCCGGGACAAACCGAGCTTTACTTCTTTGAATCCCTTCAGTCTGTTCTTGACAGAAACATATGGCATCCTGCCACGTTCAGATACTTCAAAATAATCAAGGTTTATGTTTTCAAAACCTACAATTGTCCTGTTCTTCTCATTGTCCCCGGCTCCGTCAGTATAACATCTCATTGAAACGCTTCCTTTGGAACCGAGCTCAATATCTTCCATAAAGGCAAGAGGGTTTTTCCCTTTTATAAAACAGTCAATTGCTATTGCCCCTCTCTTGCCAGAGCCTATGGCATGGACAACAGTGCGGGGCTGGTCTATAATATCACCGCCGGCAAAGACTCCGTTAATTGATGTAGCTCCGACCATATCAATCTCAACAGCCCCTTCATTTATCCTGATATCTTCCGGAAGGTATGAAAAATCGGTTTCCTCGCCTGTTGCTGTTATTATGTTATCAGCCTCGATGATGAAATTTGACTCCTTTACAGGCACAGGAGTTCTTCTTCCGCCTGAATCAACATTTCCAAGACGCATCCTCACACATTCCATTCCGATTATTCTTCCGTTCTCTTCAATTACCCTCACAGGAGCTGCCAGAAATTCAAGTATAGCGCCTTCCCTCTCTGCTTCTGATATCTCTTCCTCATTAGCAGGCATCTCATTCTTTGTTCTGCGGTAAAGAATCTTAACTTTCTTTTTTAAACGCAGAGCG
Encoded here:
- the porA gene encoding pyruvate ferredoxin oxidoreductase, translating into MVKKLIMGNHAVSFGVMLSRVDVIAAYPITPQTQVVELLSEMCADKKINTRFLKVESEHSAMASCIGASTAGARTFTATSSQGLLLMHELLHWAAGARLPIVMANVNRALGPAWNIWTEETDSLAQRDTGWIQMYCESNQEILDTVFQAYKIAEKTLLPLMLAYDGFYLSHTLEPVDIPDQKTVDSFLPGYEPQIKVDVDNPNAFGSIAYPEHYMEMRYLIKKAMDGVRDVAVKVNDEFRDIFKRGYGIIEKYKTEDARVLLITTGTAASTTRIVIDNLRKRGNKIGMIRIKMFRPFPSQEIRDAVRGYDKIAVIDRNMSFGVGGIFAQEIRAALSGYSNMPVVFEFIAGLGGRDITPNTIEEITKYTLNHERGEEGGIWAGLKI
- a CDS encoding 2-ketoisovalerate ferredoxin oxidoreductase (catalyzes the coenzyme A-dependent oxidation of 3-methyl-2-oxobutanoate coupled to the reduction of ferredoxin producing S-(2-methylpropanoyl)-CoA) — protein: MHPGHFACQGCGAPLAMRYVIRALGKRTVVVIPAGCFSVIQSPFPYSTMKVPVVHCAFETAASTASGIRAALDMNGNGDVHVLAWAGDGATFDIGLQALSGAAERNENIIYGCYDNEAYMNTGIQRSSATPYGAWTTTTPERQFKDSPKKNIIEILAGHKIPYAATASVAYPEDLARKAEKARDMKGTRFLHILAPCPPGWRSSTEKTIKIARLATLTKVFPLYEVINGEEYIINVQPKKIPVSEYFKHQMRFRHLKEEEIKDIQKRVDYEWERLLNRSMMEGFNNK